In Nonomuraea sp. NBC_00507, the following are encoded in one genomic region:
- a CDS encoding DeoR/GlpR family DNA-binding transcription regulator, with product MLAPQRQQAIVELVRQHGGVRVIELVRAFGVSDITIRRDLEMLAERGLLAKVHGGATAVGSTDEPGFAAKSVRQEEEKRAIARHAAALVDAGTAVALSAGTTTWALAHRLAAVPALTIVTNSVRVADVFQRTGRTDQTVVLTGGVRTPSDALVGPVAVTAIRQLNVDLLFLGVHGMTVRAGFTTPNMMEAETDRALVEAAGRLVVLADHTKWGTVGISTIAKLGEADVLVSDAGLPRSAREALSEQVGELVIADVA from the coding sequence ATGCTCGCCCCGCAGCGACAGCAGGCGATTGTCGAGCTCGTCAGGCAGCACGGCGGCGTCCGCGTGATCGAGCTGGTGCGGGCGTTCGGCGTCTCCGACATCACCATCCGCCGCGACCTGGAGATGCTGGCCGAGCGCGGCCTGCTGGCCAAGGTGCACGGCGGCGCCACCGCTGTCGGCTCCACCGACGAGCCCGGCTTCGCCGCCAAGTCCGTACGCCAGGAGGAGGAGAAACGGGCCATCGCCCGGCACGCCGCCGCCCTGGTGGACGCGGGCACCGCGGTCGCGCTGTCGGCGGGCACCACCACGTGGGCGCTCGCCCACCGCCTGGCCGCCGTCCCCGCCCTCACTATCGTGACGAACTCGGTGCGCGTCGCCGACGTCTTCCAGCGCACGGGACGGACCGACCAGACGGTCGTGCTCACCGGTGGCGTGCGCACCCCCTCCGACGCCCTGGTCGGACCGGTCGCCGTGACGGCGATCCGCCAGCTCAACGTGGACCTGCTCTTCCTCGGCGTGCACGGCATGACCGTCCGGGCCGGCTTCACCACCCCGAACATGATGGAGGCGGAGACCGACCGCGCGCTCGTGGAGGCCGCCGGCCGGCTGGTCGTGCTCGCCGACCACACCAAGTGGGGAACGGTCGGCATCAGCACCATCGCCAAGCTCGGCGAGGCCGACGTGCTCGTCTCCGACGCCGGGCTGCCCCGCTCGGCGCGGGAGGCGCTGTCGGAGCAGGTCGGCGAACTCGTCATCGCGGACGTAGCCTGA
- a CDS encoding ABC transporter ATP-binding protein, with translation MSSTRRSVAEAAGLVWHAGPIRAVCHAIITFVQAALPVAVAWLTKLVLDALVRGATVAELAALLVPLVAVGVAIAALPQLGAYVGTELGRRVSTYALDRLYVALERIIGLGPFETPAFLDRLRLASQGGMMAPVFVDGAFGLGSTVLTIGGFIGSVVLLSPVMAGVVMVAGIPALIAQIALARRRAKLMLELAPVQRREFFYSHLLSSVEAAKEVRLFGLGAFMRARMLAERHTADVANRALERRDLLIESGLELLGALIAGGGLVWAVLAAGSGTLTVGDVSMFIAAVAGLQGGLSSLVRGIASTHHQLLLFGHYADVVHIEPDLPVAADPRPTPPLRQGIELRDVWFRYADDLPWTLRGVTLTIPYGKAVAVVGFNGAGKSTLAKLLCRLYDPTRGSIHWDGVDLRDLDPAELRARLGAVFQDHMTYDFSARDNIAVGDLRVLDDLDRIKRAAVHAGVDEAISALPDGYDTALTRMFIFTLKRGKQPSTGVMLSGGQWQRVALARAFLRDHADFMILDEPSSGLDPEAEHDVHQRMRRYRADRTSLLISHRLNAVREADVIAVLQDGEIAEQGCHDELMAADGLYARMFRIQASGYQDEAVPGPGALPDGFPGVLPLPRPPDLP, from the coding sequence ATGAGCTCCACGCGCCGCAGCGTCGCGGAGGCTGCGGGTTTAGTCTGGCACGCCGGCCCCATCCGGGCGGTGTGCCACGCGATCATCACTTTTGTCCAGGCCGCGCTGCCCGTGGCGGTCGCCTGGCTGACCAAGCTGGTGCTGGACGCGCTGGTCCGCGGCGCCACGGTCGCGGAGCTGGCCGCCCTCCTCGTGCCACTGGTGGCCGTCGGCGTGGCCATCGCCGCGTTGCCCCAGCTCGGCGCTTACGTCGGGACGGAGCTGGGCAGGCGCGTGTCGACCTACGCCCTCGACCGGCTGTACGTCGCCCTGGAGCGCATCATCGGCCTCGGCCCGTTCGAGACGCCCGCGTTCCTGGACCGGCTCCGGCTGGCCTCGCAGGGCGGCATGATGGCGCCCGTCTTCGTCGACGGCGCCTTCGGACTGGGCAGCACCGTGCTCACCATCGGCGGGTTCATCGGCTCCGTCGTGCTGCTCTCCCCGGTAATGGCCGGCGTCGTCATGGTCGCGGGCATCCCGGCACTGATCGCGCAGATCGCACTGGCCAGGAGGCGGGCCAAGCTGATGCTGGAGCTCGCGCCCGTGCAGCGCCGCGAGTTCTTCTACTCCCACCTGCTCAGCAGCGTCGAGGCGGCCAAGGAGGTGCGGCTGTTCGGGCTCGGCGCGTTCATGCGCGCCCGGATGCTGGCCGAGCGCCACACCGCCGACGTGGCCAACCGTGCCCTGGAGCGCAGGGACCTGCTCATCGAGAGCGGCCTCGAGCTGCTGGGCGCACTGATCGCCGGCGGCGGCCTGGTCTGGGCGGTGCTCGCCGCCGGCAGCGGCACGCTGACGGTCGGCGACGTGTCGATGTTCATCGCCGCCGTGGCCGGGCTGCAGGGTGGGCTGTCGTCGCTGGTGCGCGGCATCGCCTCCACGCACCACCAGCTGCTGCTGTTCGGCCACTACGCCGACGTCGTGCACATCGAGCCCGACCTGCCCGTCGCCGCCGACCCCCGCCCCACGCCGCCGCTGCGGCAGGGCATCGAGCTGCGCGACGTGTGGTTCCGCTACGCCGACGACCTGCCGTGGACCCTGCGGGGCGTCACGCTCACCATCCCGTACGGCAAGGCGGTCGCCGTCGTCGGGTTCAACGGCGCCGGCAAGAGCACCCTCGCCAAGCTGCTGTGCCGCCTGTACGACCCGACGCGCGGGTCCATCCACTGGGACGGCGTGGACCTGCGCGACCTGGATCCGGCCGAGCTGCGGGCCCGGCTCGGCGCGGTGTTCCAGGACCACATGACGTACGACTTCAGCGCCCGCGACAACATCGCGGTCGGCGACCTGAGGGTGCTCGACGACCTCGACCGCATCAAGCGGGCGGCCGTCCACGCCGGCGTGGACGAGGCGATCAGCGCGCTGCCCGACGGCTACGACACGGCGCTGACCAGGATGTTCATCTTCACCCTCAAGCGGGGAAAGCAGCCGTCGACCGGCGTCATGCTGTCCGGTGGCCAGTGGCAGCGGGTGGCGCTGGCCAGGGCGTTCCTGCGGGACCACGCCGACTTCATGATCCTGGACGAGCCCAGCTCGGGGCTGGACCCGGAGGCGGAGCATGACGTGCACCAGCGGATGCGCCGCTACCGGGCCGACCGGACGAGCCTGCTGATCTCGCACCGGCTCAACGCGGTACGCGAGGCGGACGTGATCGCGGTGCTGCAGGACGGGGAGATCGCCGAGCAGGGCTGCCACGACGAGCTGATGGCCGCGGACGGGTTGTACGCGCGGATGTTCAGAATCCAGGCCAGCGGCTATCAGGACGAAGCCGTGCCCGGTCCCGGCGCCCTCCCGGACGGCTTCCCCGGCGTGCTGCCGCTCCCGAGGCCGCCCGACCTGCCCTAA
- a CDS encoding metallophosphoesterase family protein, with the protein MRIHVVSDVHGRADALARAGDGADALICLGDLILFIDYADHAQGIFPALFGAQKAAEYVALRTAKRFDEAREMSAALWATLDGDPREHIERNVRAQYAALFAAMPAPAYLTYGNVDIPRLWPEFAQPGHHVLDGQVAEIGGLRFGFVGGGLRTPYRTPYEISDEEYAAKVEAIGEVDVLCCHIPPAVPELLYDVVARRFERGSEATLEAIRRTQPRYALFGHVHNPLHDRIRVGRTECLNVGHFRGRGVPFVLEW; encoded by the coding sequence ATGAGGATCCATGTGGTGAGCGACGTCCACGGCAGAGCCGACGCGCTGGCCAGAGCGGGTGACGGCGCGGACGCACTGATCTGCCTGGGCGACCTGATCCTCTTCATCGACTACGCCGACCACGCGCAGGGCATCTTCCCCGCCCTGTTCGGCGCACAGAAGGCCGCCGAGTACGTCGCGCTGCGCACGGCCAAGCGGTTCGACGAGGCCAGGGAAATGTCCGCGGCGCTGTGGGCCACGCTCGACGGCGACCCGCGCGAGCACATCGAGCGCAATGTCCGCGCCCAGTACGCCGCCCTCTTCGCGGCCATGCCGGCGCCCGCCTACCTCACCTACGGCAACGTGGACATCCCGCGCCTGTGGCCGGAGTTCGCGCAGCCCGGCCACCACGTGCTCGACGGGCAGGTGGCGGAGATCGGCGGGCTACGGTTCGGCTTCGTGGGCGGCGGGCTCAGGACCCCCTACCGCACTCCCTACGAGATCAGCGACGAGGAGTACGCCGCCAAGGTCGAGGCCATCGGCGAGGTGGACGTGCTGTGCTGCCACATTCCGCCCGCCGTGCCCGAGCTGCTCTACGACGTGGTCGCCAGGAGGTTCGAGCGCGGCAGCGAGGCCACGCTGGAGGCGATCAGGCGCACCCAGCCGCGCTACGCCCTGTTCGGCCACGTGCACAACCCCCTCCACGACCGGATCCGCGTCGGCCGCACCGAGTGCCTGAACGTCGGGCACTTCCGCGGAAGGGGCGTCCCCTTCGTCCTCGAATGGTGA
- a CDS encoding carbohydrate ABC transporter permease has protein sequence MAVKTRRYSARDVTVLVIGLGMAVIVNVGFIWGPTLASAGLSATDWGGIGPIEWIGGQNYHDLAAEYPPFWSAIRNNVLWLAFLGLVATPFGLFCAVLLDRRLRLSRVYQSALYMPVVLSLAVVGFIAQLVYSSDYGVLNAVTGLSVDWLGDSSINIWVVVVAAAWRHVGYVMIIYLAGLKAVDPALKEAAAIDGANERQAFFRVVFPTLRPINVIVLVITVIEALRAFDIVYAINKGRNGLELLSVLVTENIVGEASRIGFGSAIAVVLLVISLGFIVTYLSQLFKGEER, from the coding sequence ATGGCTGTCAAGACCCGTCGCTACTCCGCCCGCGACGTGACCGTTCTGGTCATCGGGCTGGGGATGGCCGTCATCGTCAACGTGGGCTTCATCTGGGGGCCCACGCTGGCCTCCGCCGGGCTGTCCGCCACCGACTGGGGCGGCATCGGGCCCATCGAGTGGATCGGCGGACAGAACTACCACGACCTGGCCGCCGAGTATCCGCCGTTCTGGTCGGCCATCCGCAACAACGTGTTGTGGCTGGCCTTCCTCGGGCTGGTCGCGACGCCGTTCGGCCTGTTCTGCGCGGTGCTGCTGGATCGGCGGCTGCGCCTGTCGCGGGTCTACCAGAGCGCGCTCTACATGCCGGTCGTGTTGTCCCTGGCCGTCGTCGGCTTCATCGCGCAGCTGGTCTACTCCTCCGACTACGGCGTGCTGAACGCGGTGACCGGGCTGAGCGTGGACTGGCTCGGCGACAGCTCGATCAACATCTGGGTCGTCGTGGTCGCGGCCGCCTGGCGGCACGTCGGCTACGTCATGATCATCTATCTGGCGGGGCTGAAGGCGGTCGATCCGGCACTGAAGGAGGCGGCGGCCATCGACGGGGCCAACGAGCGGCAGGCGTTCTTCCGTGTGGTGTTCCCGACGCTGCGGCCGATCAACGTGATCGTGCTGGTGATCACGGTGATCGAGGCACTGCGGGCGTTCGACATCGTCTACGCCATCAACAAGGGCAGGAACGGGCTCGAGCTGCTGTCCGTGCTGGTCACCGAGAACATCGTGGGCGAGGCCAGCAGGATCGGGTTCGGCTCGGCGATCGCGGTGGTGCTGCTGGTGATCTCGCTGGGGTTCATCGTCACGTACCTGTCGCAGCTGTTCAAGGGGGAGGAGCGATGA
- a CDS encoding AMP-dependent synthetase/ligase — protein MREYSVPVLVDVPASASLADTVFRRAEQEPGAVIMRRKSDAGWPVVTASEFRDQVVAVAKGLIAAGIEHGDRVALMSRTRYEWTLVDYAIWSIGAVTVPIYETSSADQVGWILSDSEAKAAFVELEGHEETVRAAVPGLKALWRIDATPEAGAVTDADVDERRARVTGGDLATIVYTSGTTGRPKGCRITHDNLLFTALNVLRGPLEPLFARKDPAALLFLPLAHIFARMIQVVLLEAGAVIAHTPNMKNVAPDLQDFQPTFLLGVPRVFEKVYNAAEQKAIAGGKGKIFARAVDVAVAWSRAESSGGASLGLRLQRAVFDKLVYAKLRAATGGRLSAAVSGGSALGERLGHFFRGVGIEVFEGYGLTETSAPCSVNMPGANKIGTVGKPLPGVTLRIADDGEVLARGRNVFAGYWKNDEATAEVIDDGGWFHTGDVGELDADGYLRITGRKKEILVTAAGKNVAPGPLEDALRAHPLVSQAMIIGDGRPFVAALVTLDPEALPAGSSVSELRADPKVQAEIQEAVDRANQSVSKAEQIKKFLILDRDITEDSGHLTPTLKVKRGLVMRDFAKEIDELYSSR, from the coding sequence GTGCGCGAGTACAGCGTCCCGGTCCTGGTCGACGTGCCCGCCTCGGCGAGCCTGGCCGACACCGTCTTCCGACGGGCCGAGCAGGAGCCCGGCGCCGTCATCATGCGCCGCAAGAGCGACGCGGGGTGGCCGGTGGTCACCGCGTCGGAGTTCCGCGACCAGGTGGTCGCGGTGGCCAAAGGACTGATCGCGGCAGGCATCGAACACGGCGACAGGGTGGCGCTGATGTCGCGCACCCGCTACGAGTGGACGCTCGTCGACTACGCGATCTGGTCCATCGGGGCGGTCACCGTGCCGATCTACGAGACCTCGTCGGCCGATCAGGTCGGCTGGATCCTGTCCGACAGCGAGGCCAAGGCGGCCTTCGTCGAGCTGGAGGGGCACGAGGAGACCGTGCGCGCGGCGGTGCCCGGCCTGAAGGCGCTCTGGCGGATCGACGCCACACCGGAGGCCGGCGCCGTCACGGACGCCGACGTGGACGAGCGGCGCGCCCGGGTGACGGGCGGCGACCTGGCCACGATCGTCTACACCTCCGGCACCACGGGCCGGCCCAAGGGCTGCCGCATCACCCACGACAACCTGCTGTTCACCGCGCTCAACGTGCTGCGGGGGCCGCTGGAGCCGCTGTTCGCCCGCAAGGACCCGGCCGCGTTGCTGTTCCTGCCGCTGGCGCACATCTTCGCGCGGATGATCCAGGTGGTCCTGCTCGAGGCGGGCGCGGTCATCGCGCACACGCCGAACATGAAGAACGTCGCCCCGGACCTGCAGGACTTCCAGCCCACGTTCCTGCTGGGCGTGCCGCGGGTGTTCGAGAAGGTCTACAACGCGGCCGAGCAGAAGGCCATCGCGGGCGGCAAGGGCAAGATCTTCGCCCGCGCCGTGGACGTGGCGGTGGCCTGGAGCCGCGCGGAGAGCTCGGGCGGCGCGTCGCTGGGGCTGCGGCTGCAGCGGGCGGTGTTCGACAAGCTGGTCTACGCCAAGCTGCGGGCCGCCACCGGCGGGCGGCTGTCTGCCGCCGTGTCCGGCGGCTCGGCGCTGGGCGAGCGGCTCGGCCACTTCTTCAGGGGCGTCGGCATCGAGGTCTTTGAGGGCTACGGCCTGACCGAGACCTCCGCCCCGTGCTCGGTCAACATGCCGGGCGCCAACAAGATCGGCACCGTGGGCAAGCCGCTGCCCGGCGTCACGCTGCGCATCGCCGACGACGGCGAGGTCCTGGCCAGGGGCAGAAACGTCTTCGCCGGCTACTGGAAGAACGACGAGGCCACGGCCGAGGTGATCGACGACGGCGGCTGGTTCCACACGGGTGACGTGGGCGAGCTGGACGCCGACGGCTACCTGCGCATCACGGGACGCAAGAAGGAGATCCTGGTGACCGCGGCGGGCAAGAACGTCGCGCCGGGTCCGCTGGAGGACGCGCTGCGCGCCCACCCGCTGGTCTCGCAAGCCATGATCATCGGCGATGGCCGGCCGTTCGTGGCGGCCCTCGTCACGCTGGATCCCGAGGCCTTGCCCGCCGGGTCGTCGGTGTCGGAGCTGCGGGCGGACCCGAAGGTGCAGGCGGAGATCCAGGAGGCGGTGGACCGGGCGAACCAGTCGGTGTCGAAGGCCGAGCAGATCAAGAAGTTCTTGATCCTGGACCGGGACATCACCGAGGACAGCGGGCATCTGACGCCGACGCTGAAGGTCAAGCGCGGCCTCGTCATGCGCGACTTCGCCAAGGAGATCGACGAGCTCTACAGCAGCCGTTAG
- a CDS encoding M48 family metallopeptidase, with product MSERHDTDDAGPGTRKPRTEVSTGDPTAVGDARSPGGGGDGGRAVGGDRRAGKGGAPDADGRRLRREAAVAAVALGVVILAVAAFATPWRVLTGGPPDPARDFTAAQIARAQAFDAATTLPSYLSLALSIIIAGLLVATPIGAKAVGWLRGPWWLRVILGVVVITALTELVRWPLGMWFETLLRAFGLSTQDWGSWAGDRLKNMGVQTAILCLMLVVLVALARKVRRWWIPAAVGAFALTVVASFVYPVLFEPLFNDFRSMPQGPLRTNLLAMAERDGVPVKDVLVADASRRTTALNAYVSGFGATRRIVVYDTLLKAPQPEVELVVAHELGHAKDNDVLTGTLIGGLGAGLGAVLLFLVFDPVRRRTGVTSIADPRAVGAVLGLMTLGSLLLGPAENVISRRVEARADVHALNLTRDPATFIKMQKRLAVTNISDLSPDAVEYVLYASHPTSPERIAMARAWAKLNGIPVP from the coding sequence ATGAGCGAACGGCACGACACGGACGACGCAGGACCAGGGACGAGGAAGCCCCGAACCGAGGTCTCGACCGGCGATCCCACCGCCGTCGGCGACGCTCGGAGCCCGGGTGGCGGCGGCGACGGCGGCCGGGCCGTGGGCGGCGATCGGCGTGCCGGCAAGGGCGGGGCTCCGGATGCGGACGGGAGGCGGTTGCGGCGGGAGGCGGCGGTCGCGGCCGTGGCGCTGGGGGTGGTGATCCTGGCCGTGGCCGCCTTCGCGACCCCCTGGCGGGTGCTGACCGGGGGCCCGCCCGACCCTGCCCGCGACTTCACCGCCGCCCAGATCGCCAGAGCGCAGGCGTTCGACGCGGCCACCACCCTCCCGAGCTACCTATCACTGGCCCTGTCGATCATCATCGCGGGCCTCCTGGTGGCCACCCCGATCGGTGCGAAGGCCGTGGGCTGGCTGAGGGGCCCCTGGTGGCTGCGGGTGATCCTGGGCGTCGTCGTCATCACCGCGCTCACCGAGCTGGTCCGCTGGCCGCTCGGGATGTGGTTCGAGACGCTGCTGCGCGCCTTCGGCCTGTCCACCCAGGACTGGGGGTCCTGGGCCGGCGACCGGCTCAAGAACATGGGCGTGCAGACGGCCATCCTCTGCCTGATGCTGGTTGTGCTCGTGGCCTTGGCCCGCAAGGTGCGGCGCTGGTGGATCCCGGCGGCCGTCGGGGCGTTCGCGCTGACAGTGGTGGCGTCGTTCGTGTATCCGGTGCTGTTCGAGCCGCTGTTCAACGACTTCAGGTCCATGCCGCAAGGCCCGCTGCGCACGAACCTGCTGGCCATGGCCGAACGCGACGGCGTGCCGGTGAAGGACGTGCTGGTGGCCGACGCCTCGCGCCGGACGACGGCGCTCAACGCCTACGTGTCCGGCTTCGGCGCCACGCGCCGCATCGTCGTCTACGACACGCTGCTCAAGGCCCCGCAGCCGGAGGTGGAGCTGGTCGTGGCGCACGAGTTGGGCCACGCCAAGGACAACGACGTGCTCACCGGCACGCTCATCGGCGGCCTGGGCGCCGGCCTGGGCGCCGTGCTGCTGTTCCTGGTCTTCGATCCGGTACGCCGCCGCACCGGCGTCACCTCGATCGCCGACCCTCGCGCCGTGGGCGCGGTACTGGGCCTGATGACCCTGGGCTCACTGCTCCTGGGACCCGCGGAGAACGTGATCAGCCGCCGCGTCGAGGCCCGGGCCGATGTCCACGCCCTCAACCTCACCAGAGATCCCGCCACATTCATAAAAATGCAGAAACGTCTGGCAGTAACCAATATTTCCGACTTGTCGCCGGATGCGGTGGAATATGTGCTCTATGCCTCCCATCCCACCAGCCCCGAGCGCATCGCCATGGCCCGCGCATGGGCGAAGCTGAACGGCATCCCGGTGCCGTGA
- a CDS encoding glycosyltransferase family 4 protein, with protein MTHVVIVTNDFPPRPGGIQSFVHGLALRTPGVAVYAPAWPGCAEFDRRQPFRVVRHPTRLMLPTPAVARRAARLVVEHEAGTVVFGAAAPLGLLAPHVRRAGARRVVMLTHGHEASWASAPGFRAVLRRIGEHADVVTYLGEYTRRRLVAAIPPDKLVRLAPGVDAGLFHPGAPKAELGLQGRPVVACVSRLVPRKGQDQLIRAWPRVLRAVPDAVLLLVGGGPYRRTLERLAAGHESIRFTGTVPAASLPGYYAAADVFAMPCRTRWGGVDVEGLGIVFLEASATGLPVVAGASGGAPDAVKHGETGLVVDGTDPEEIAQAIVELLSDPDRARKMGAGGRDWIAGDWSWDHVAARFQSLL; from the coding sequence GTGACCCATGTGGTCATCGTCACGAACGACTTCCCGCCCAGGCCGGGCGGCATCCAGTCGTTCGTGCACGGGCTCGCGCTGCGCACACCGGGAGTGGCCGTCTACGCACCCGCCTGGCCGGGCTGCGCTGAGTTCGACCGGCGGCAGCCGTTCCGGGTGGTGCGGCATCCGACACGGCTCATGCTGCCGACCCCGGCCGTGGCACGCCGCGCGGCCCGGCTGGTGGTCGAGCACGAGGCGGGCACCGTCGTGTTCGGGGCGGCGGCGCCGCTCGGCCTGCTCGCTCCGCACGTGCGCAGGGCGGGCGCGCGGCGCGTGGTGATGCTCACCCACGGCCACGAGGCGTCGTGGGCGAGCGCACCGGGCTTCCGCGCCGTGCTGCGCAGGATCGGCGAGCACGCCGACGTAGTCACGTATCTGGGGGAGTACACGCGGCGGCGGCTGGTCGCGGCCATCCCGCCGGACAAGCTCGTACGGCTCGCGCCGGGCGTGGACGCCGGCCTGTTCCACCCCGGCGCGCCCAAGGCCGAGCTGGGCCTGCAGGGCAGGCCGGTCGTGGCATGCGTATCCCGGCTGGTGCCACGCAAGGGCCAGGACCAGCTCATCAGGGCCTGGCCCCGGGTGCTGCGGGCGGTGCCTGACGCCGTCCTGCTGCTGGTGGGCGGCGGACCCTACCGGCGCACGCTGGAGCGGCTGGCGGCCGGGCACGAGTCGATCAGGTTCACCGGCACGGTGCCGGCCGCGAGCCTGCCCGGTTACTACGCGGCCGCCGACGTGTTCGCGATGCCCTGCCGTACCCGGTGGGGCGGGGTGGACGTGGAAGGGCTCGGGATCGTGTTCCTGGAGGCGTCGGCCACCGGCCTGCCGGTGGTGGCCGGCGCGTCGGGCGGCGCGCCCGACGCGGTCAAGCACGGCGAGACCGGGCTCGTGGTGGACGGCACGGACCCGGAGGAGATCGCGCAGGCGATCGTCGAGCTGCTGAGCGACCCGGACAGGGCTCGCAAGATGGGCGCGGGTGGCCGCGACTGGATCGCCGGCGATTGGTCGTGGGACCACGTCGCGGCCCGCTTCCAGAGCCTCCTCTAA
- a CDS encoding carbohydrate ABC transporter permease encodes MTLTAPAAAPPAESQRSPSRRPVRPLRILLHAFLVLVALGWLLPLVLAVYASLRPYEETARLGYFSLPEHLTLDYYGQAWSQAELPRYYLNTLIIVIPGVLITLFMASFTAFAIARLRIPGRKTLLIVFTAGNLLPPQVLITPLYTLYTLIPLPAWLSDSQSLYDSYLGLILIHVAFQFGFCVFVMANFMRTIPEEISEAALVDGAGVWKRYWRLTLPLCRPVLAALSTLQFTWMYNDFLWALVLMSSGDKLPVTSALNNLRGQFFTDYNLLAAGSMLVALPTLIVFQMLHKQFVAGLTLGSTKG; translated from the coding sequence ATGACGCTCACCGCACCGGCCGCCGCTCCCCCGGCCGAGTCGCAGCGCTCGCCGTCACGGCGGCCGGTCCGGCCGTTGCGGATCCTGCTGCACGCGTTCCTGGTGCTGGTGGCGCTGGGGTGGCTGCTGCCGCTCGTCTTGGCGGTGTACGCGTCGCTGCGTCCGTACGAGGAGACCGCCCGGCTCGGCTACTTCTCGCTGCCCGAGCACCTCACGCTCGACTACTACGGACAGGCGTGGAGCCAGGCCGAGCTGCCCCGCTACTACCTCAACACGTTGATCATCGTGATCCCCGGCGTGCTGATCACGTTGTTCATGGCGTCGTTCACGGCGTTCGCGATCGCACGGCTGCGCATCCCCGGCCGCAAGACGCTGCTGATCGTGTTCACCGCTGGAAACCTGCTGCCGCCGCAGGTCCTCATCACCCCGCTCTACACCCTCTACACGCTCATCCCGCTGCCCGCGTGGCTGTCGGACTCGCAGTCGCTCTACGACTCCTACCTGGGGCTGATCCTCATCCACGTGGCCTTCCAGTTCGGCTTCTGCGTCTTCGTCATGGCCAACTTCATGCGCACGATCCCCGAGGAGATCAGCGAGGCGGCGCTGGTGGACGGGGCCGGGGTGTGGAAACGCTACTGGCGGCTGACGTTGCCGCTGTGCCGGCCGGTGCTGGCGGCGCTGTCCACGCTGCAGTTCACCTGGATGTACAACGACTTCCTGTGGGCGCTGGTGCTGATGTCGTCGGGCGACAAGCTGCCCGTCACCTCGGCGCTGAACAACCTGCGCGGCCAGTTCTTCACCGACTACAACCTGCTGGCCGCCGGGTCGATGCTGGTGGCGCTGCCGACGCTGATCGTGTTCCAGATGTTGCACAAGCAGTTCGTGGCCGGGCTCACGCTCGGCTCGACCAAAGGTTAG
- a CDS encoding ABC transporter substrate-binding protein: MAQRLPISRRNLLLGAAALGVPAALVGCGSDTPSPAPGGGTAAGNLGTVTLGSNASDEIPKKSLDTQVKAFTQATVKINTVDHNTFQENINRYLRGTPDDVFTWFAGYRMQFFAEQGLAIDISDVWREIGGDYTQAFKDQSTGVDGKQYFIPSTYYPWAVFYRKSVWQEKGYEPPATLDEFTTLAKKMKADGIIPIAFADKDGWPAMGTFDILNMRTNGYDFHISLMGGKESWTDPRVKQVFDTWRGLMEYHQPAALGRTWQEAGQSLAQKKTGMYVLGMFVAQQFPEADRDDLDFFTFPEINPQYGTDSIDAPIDGYMISAKAKNVDGAKALLKHLAQASSQNIATKLDPGTLAASSKADTSGYSALQKRGAELVSKATHIAQFLDRDTRPDFASTVMIPSLQSFVSKPNEIDSLLASIEKQKANIFR; encoded by the coding sequence ATGGCCCAACGACTGCCGATATCCCGCCGCAATCTGCTGCTCGGAGCCGCCGCGCTCGGCGTCCCCGCTGCCCTCGTCGGATGCGGATCCGACACCCCCTCCCCCGCCCCCGGCGGCGGTACGGCCGCAGGCAACCTCGGCACGGTCACACTCGGCTCGAACGCCTCCGACGAGATCCCGAAGAAGTCCCTCGACACCCAGGTCAAGGCCTTCACCCAGGCCACGGTCAAGATCAATACCGTGGACCACAACACGTTCCAGGAGAACATCAACCGTTACCTCAGAGGCACGCCCGACGACGTGTTCACCTGGTTCGCGGGCTACCGCATGCAGTTCTTCGCCGAGCAGGGGCTGGCCATCGACATCTCGGACGTGTGGCGGGAGATCGGCGGCGACTACACGCAGGCGTTCAAGGACCAGTCGACGGGCGTCGACGGCAAGCAGTACTTCATCCCGTCCACGTACTATCCGTGGGCGGTCTTCTACCGCAAGAGCGTCTGGCAGGAGAAGGGGTACGAGCCGCCCGCGACGCTGGACGAGTTCACCACGCTGGCCAAGAAGATGAAGGCCGACGGGATCATCCCCATCGCGTTCGCCGACAAGGACGGCTGGCCGGCGATGGGCACGTTCGACATCCTCAACATGCGCACGAACGGCTACGACTTCCACATCTCGCTCATGGGCGGCAAGGAGTCGTGGACGGACCCCCGGGTCAAGCAGGTGTTCGACACCTGGCGAGGGCTGATGGAGTATCACCAGCCCGCGGCGCTGGGGCGTACATGGCAGGAGGCCGGGCAGTCGCTGGCGCAGAAGAAGACCGGGATGTATGTGCTCGGCATGTTCGTCGCCCAGCAGTTCCCCGAGGCCGACCGCGACGACCTCGACTTCTTCACCTTCCCGGAGATCAACCCGCAGTACGGCACCGACTCGATCGACGCCCCCATCGACGGCTACATGATCTCCGCCAAGGCCAAGAACGTGGACGGCGCCAAGGCGCTGCTCAAGCACCTGGCCCAGGCCTCTTCGCAGAACATCGCCACCAAGCTGGACCCGGGCACGCTCGCGGCCAGTTCCAAGGCCGACACCTCCGGCTACAGCGCCCTGCAGAAGCGCGGCGCCGAGCTGGTGTCGAAGGCCACGCACATCGCGCAGTTCCTCGACCGCGACACGCGGCCGGACTTCGCCTCCACCGTGATGATCCCATCGCTGCAGTCGTTCGTGAGCAAGCCCAACGAGATCGACTCCCTGCTGGCGAGCATCGAGAAGCAGAAGGCCAACATCTTCCGCTGA